Proteins encoded within one genomic window of Lysinibacillus sphaericus:
- the spoIIP gene encoding stage II sporulation protein P, with translation MTLLKKLQWSIGLLLFFFVLPVIAGQLPFNKQASTPMKQPEDKQVVFAATNLEEESELEKTKEQTEESTPESTPESTPKSTSEPTKEQDPFKVLLLFTHSQEAYQPIVKAVSGKVAVYDDKTNIYNLQGAISKHFSMNGIQTDVLDVDVMKVMKSEGKTFPQAYNTVRPYLSNRLQEQSYNLIIDLHRDSAKRNATTTMHNNQSYARIAIVVGAEHKNYRWNTAYAESLSAAMNDIVPKVSRGVISKSGDNVDGRYNQDLAKEMILIELGGIDNTEDELNRTIAVIGKAIAKTFVTESKS, from the coding sequence GACTTTGCTAAAAAAACTACAATGGTCAATTGGTCTATTATTGTTCTTTTTCGTATTACCAGTCATTGCTGGGCAACTTCCGTTCAACAAGCAAGCATCGACTCCGATGAAACAACCAGAGGATAAACAAGTCGTGTTTGCCGCTACTAATTTAGAAGAAGAAAGTGAACTAGAAAAGACAAAAGAGCAGACGGAAGAATCGACACCAGAATCGACACCAGAATCGACACCAAAATCAACGTCAGAGCCGACAAAAGAGCAGGATCCATTTAAAGTATTATTGTTATTTACACATTCACAAGAAGCCTATCAACCGATAGTAAAAGCAGTTAGCGGAAAAGTGGCCGTTTATGATGACAAAACAAATATTTATAACTTACAAGGCGCCATTTCCAAGCACTTTAGCATGAACGGTATCCAGACGGATGTATTAGATGTTGATGTGATGAAGGTAATGAAATCGGAAGGCAAAACTTTTCCACAAGCTTATAACACAGTACGTCCCTATTTATCTAATCGTTTACAAGAGCAATCCTATAATTTAATAATTGATTTGCATCGAGATTCGGCCAAACGGAATGCGACAACTACTATGCACAACAATCAATCATATGCACGTATTGCCATAGTCGTAGGCGCAGAACATAAAAATTACAGATGGAATACGGCTTATGCAGAAAGTCTTTCTGCTGCCATGAATGACATTGTGCCAAAGGTTTCAAGAGGGGTTATATCGAAAAGTGGTGATAATGTAGATGGTCGCTACAATCAAGATTTAGCTAAAGAGATGATTTTAATTGAATTAGGTGGCATCGATAATACAGAAGATGAGTTAAATCGTACAATTGCTGTTATTGGAAAAGCAATTGCAAAAACCTTTGTAACGGAATCTAAAAGTTAA
- a CDS encoding excalibur calcium-binding domain-containing protein yields the protein MKSKTLVLVMTLMLAIAFHVNIANASTFKEVKVTDSSSKVYEKTDTNSKVIGTVEKGKFVISISEHNDFSRIMYLNNENKMIDGYIMEDALDDAPYTIKIASSKSGLVVKETPSLKGKTIATLQNKMVVKDFGSVGDGWSFVQYGNVIGYAATNFMSNSQPTTKYVLASSLIVRNIASPSGVQVGELAKNEEVAVHSTIAGWSFVTTDDYEGYVVDTYLSSKNPAAATTSKPSGSSNASNSNSSKTYKNCTELRKDHPNGVGADHPAYAPKHDRDKDGWACER from the coding sequence ATGAAAAGTAAAACACTTGTATTAGTAATGACACTAATGTTAGCAATTGCATTCCATGTCAACATTGCAAACGCTAGCACTTTTAAAGAAGTAAAAGTAACAGACTCTTCATCAAAGGTATATGAAAAAACTGATACTAATTCAAAAGTAATTGGAACTGTGGAAAAGGGGAAATTTGTTATTTCAATTAGTGAACATAATGATTTTTCTCGTATAATGTATTTAAATAACGAAAATAAAATGATTGATGGTTATATTATGGAAGATGCACTTGATGATGCGCCATACACAATTAAAATTGCGAGTTCGAAAAGTGGGTTGGTTGTAAAAGAAACGCCATCTTTAAAAGGTAAAACGATTGCAACATTACAAAATAAAATGGTTGTCAAAGATTTCGGATCAGTTGGTGATGGTTGGTCCTTTGTCCAGTATGGTAATGTTATTGGCTATGCTGCTACTAATTTTATGAGCAATTCACAGCCAACGACTAAATATGTGCTAGCAAGCAGTCTTATTGTTAGAAATATTGCAAGCCCTTCAGGTGTTCAAGTAGGGGAGCTAGCTAAAAATGAAGAAGTAGCCGTTCATTCTACAATTGCTGGCTGGTCGTTCGTAACAACTGATGATTACGAGGGCTATGTAGTAGATACTTACTTAAGCTCAAAAAATCCAGCTGCCGCGACAACGAGTAAACCAAGTGGCTCTTCAAATGCTAGTAATTCAAATAGCAGTAAAACCTATAAAAATTGTACGGAGCTTCGTAAAGATCACCCAAATGGTGTAGGAGCTGACCACCCTGCTTATGCACCTAAACATGATCGAGACAAAGATGGATGGGCTTGCGAAAGATAA
- a CDS encoding cupin domain-containing protein, translating into MKISKEHAEHYIWGKQCDGWHLVKNNELSIIHERMPANTTEVCHYHHQAQQFFFVLSGIATMEIGEDRIILLPHEGVEVPPFQPHQMRNDSQEDVEFLVVSQPNSRGDRTPI; encoded by the coding sequence TTGAAAATTAGTAAAGAACATGCGGAGCATTACATTTGGGGTAAACAATGTGATGGCTGGCATTTAGTTAAAAATAATGAATTAAGTATTATTCATGAACGGATGCCTGCCAATACAACGGAAGTTTGTCATTACCACCATCAAGCACAACAATTCTTTTTCGTGCTATCAGGTATAGCAACAATGGAAATAGGCGAAGATCGGATTATATTATTGCCTCATGAAGGGGTTGAAGTACCACCATTTCAACCACACCAAATGCGCAATGATTCACAGGAGGATGTGGAATTTTTAGTTGTTTCACAGCCAAATAGTAGAGGAGATCGTACGCCGATATAA
- a CDS encoding VOC family protein, which yields MKIFKIKLYAYDLHKMREFYCTLLGFELLDEGTHFFDIAAGESKVRFEKIEASVAKQYHFAFNIPSNLFQLAKKWAKERVDVLSLDGVDEVYFKTIDAYSCYFYDAENNVVELIARQQINPSVNADTFSIQHILNIAEINLTTDAIADVVDRLKEYDITPLKGEDIRPDALTFMGNYEEGAHLLIGPSERLWYFSTRKAIISPIQIEVNKEIVISMTAKGNFAISEQTKDR from the coding sequence ATGAAAATTTTTAAAATAAAACTTTATGCGTATGATTTACATAAAATGAGGGAATTTTACTGTACCTTATTAGGATTTGAATTATTAGATGAGGGGACCCATTTTTTTGACATAGCTGCTGGGGAGAGCAAAGTTCGATTCGAAAAAATAGAGGCTTCTGTTGCAAAGCAATATCATTTCGCCTTCAATATCCCTAGTAATTTATTTCAGTTAGCGAAAAAATGGGCAAAAGAGCGTGTAGACGTATTAAGTTTGGACGGAGTCGATGAAGTGTATTTTAAAACAATCGATGCCTATTCATGCTATTTTTATGATGCTGAGAACAATGTAGTAGAGTTGATAGCACGGCAGCAAATCAATCCGAGCGTTAATGCCGATACATTTTCTATTCAACATATACTGAATATAGCAGAAATAAATTTAACCACAGATGCGATTGCAGACGTCGTAGACCGTTTAAAGGAATATGATATAACGCCATTAAAGGGAGAAGATATTCGCCCAGATGCGCTAACCTTTATGGGAAATTACGAAGAGGGTGCCCATCTATTAATTGGTCCAAGTGAACGTCTTTGGTATTTCTCTACGCGTAAAGCGATTATCAGCCCTATTCAAATAGAGGTAAATAAAGAGATTGTGATATCTATGACAGCTAAAGGCAATTTTGCTATTTCAGAACAAACGAAGGATAGATAA
- a CDS encoding phage holin family protein, protein MAWVAYFVGGVDHLIKALVIFMTIDYALGFMVSLVFKKTESKKMFKGLIKKTVMVLMVIAAVQLDLATESGNFMRNAMILFLIGMEGISMIENLGKLGIKVPKFLSNAFTQLQIDNDEKKDDAK, encoded by the coding sequence ATGGCATGGGTCGCTTATTTTGTTGGCGGCGTTGACCACTTAATAAAAGCGTTAGTTATATTCATGACTATAGATTATGCATTAGGATTCATGGTTAGTTTAGTCTTCAAGAAAACTGAAAGTAAAAAGATGTTTAAGGGTTTAATCAAAAAGACAGTAATGGTATTAATGGTCATTGCTGCGGTGCAACTTGATTTAGCAACCGAGAGTGGAAACTTCATGCGTAATGCCATGATTCTTTTCCTTATCGGTATGGAAGGTATCAGTATGATTGAGAATCTTGGCAAGCTAGGAATCAAGGTGCCTAAGTTTTTATCTAACGCATTTACACAACTTCAAATTGATAATGATGAAAAGAAGGATGATGCAAAATGA
- a CDS encoding SMI1/KNR4 family protein, which yields MDYRIFEQRVQNIVERIVAIGGEVSTVDIGAPATLQQIAHCENQLGFQIPESFKKVLVEFSSAFYFRWGFLDDYQLEGELDGIFSGMLHWDLELLNEINNDKNAWIKEVFSNPQHDYDKVWHQTFAFYEVGNGDYIAFDVVDNNADASIVYLSHDDGEGHGYKLADNFIDFLEKWSRLAFVGGEDWQWLAFTSNARSGLLPDSQNAKRFRSLMKLTI from the coding sequence ATGGATTATCGTATATTTGAGCAGAGAGTTCAGAATATAGTGGAGCGAATAGTTGCGATTGGTGGAGAAGTATCAACAGTAGATATTGGTGCCCCTGCGACGCTACAACAAATTGCGCACTGTGAGAACCAATTAGGTTTCCAAATTCCTGAAAGTTTTAAAAAAGTGCTTGTGGAGTTTTCATCAGCATTTTACTTCCGTTGGGGTTTTCTAGATGATTACCAATTGGAGGGTGAACTGGACGGAATCTTTAGCGGAATGCTTCACTGGGATTTAGAATTATTGAACGAGATAAATAATGATAAAAATGCGTGGATTAAGGAAGTTTTTTCAAATCCACAACATGACTACGATAAAGTATGGCATCAAACATTTGCTTTTTACGAGGTCGGCAATGGAGACTACATTGCATTTGATGTCGTTGATAACAATGCTGATGCTTCTATTGTTTATTTAAGTCATGATGATGGGGAAGGACATGGCTATAAATTAGCGGACAACTTTATTGATTTTCTGGAAAAATGGTCTAGGTTAGCATTTGTTGGTGGTGAAGATTGGCAGTGGCTAGCATTTACATCGAATGCTAGAAGTGGTCTTTTACCAGACAGTCAAAATGCAAAACGATTTAGAAGTTTAATGAAATTAACAATTTAA
- a CDS encoding S8 family serine peptidase, producing MKNAIELAVQKDVSIINLSMASHFEDKDITETIKLAVNKGVTVVASSGDYGNTELMYPAILDEVISVGAIDTSGNVLDLTSGSQKTTINAPGHEISTIHSDGTIIKTTGTSQATALISGYIALLKDYAFSKNVALTDDTIISLLKSINNEELTYLQALMKISTW from the coding sequence ATCAAGAATGCAATTGAATTGGCTGTCCAAAAAGATGTTTCTATTATTAATTTAAGTATGGCTAGCCATTTTGAAGATAAAGATATTACGGAAACGATAAAATTAGCAGTAAATAAAGGTGTTACAGTAGTAGCTTCCTCAGGAGATTATGGAAATACTGAATTGATGTATCCTGCAATTTTAGATGAAGTTATTTCAGTTGGGGCGATAGATACTTCAGGAAATGTACTTGATTTAACAAGCGGTTCGCAAAAAACAACGATTAACGCACCTGGTCACGAGATATCAACAATCCATTCCGATGGGACTATAATTAAAACTACTGGTACATCGCAGGCAACAGCCTTAATATCAGGCTATATTGCACTATTAAAAGATTATGCCTTTTCGAAAAATGTAGCGTTAACTGATGATACGATTATATCGTTATTAAAGTCTATTAATAATGAAGAATTAACGTATTTACAAGCATTGATGAAAATCAGTACTTGGTAA
- a CDS encoding M15 family metallopeptidase translates to MTSVTTTCRDLAELLPAAQTACRLLFQECYKAGIKNIFITETYRSQARQHYLYAQGRTRPGKIVTWTLKSNHKSRLAWDIAVGPPQSLYDIT, encoded by the coding sequence ATGACAAGCGTTACAACTACATGCCGAGACTTAGCCGAGCTTTTACCTGCTGCACAAACAGCGTGTCGGTTGCTATTTCAGGAGTGTTACAAAGCAGGCATTAAGAACATTTTTATCACTGAAACATATCGCTCACAAGCACGGCAACATTACCTGTATGCACAGGGTAGAACAAGACCAGGGAAAATTGTAACGTGGACGCTGAAGAGTAATCATAAATCACGTCTAGCATGGGATATTGCGGTTGGTCCTCCACAATCATTGTATGATATCACATAA
- a CDS encoding nitroreductase family protein, with protein sequence MSVKNILEKRRSVRHYDASYKISSEQISSLVESASKSPNGNNIQATRYLIIDNPDLRNLILPIAFHQQQVIEASTLIVMLGDYQAFDKENIIDIHEEGFQAGYYDESLRDYLADAAINYYKHQSKEDLKLELTRDVSLASMSFILLANEAGFDTITMSGYDSKKLKDILHISDRYLDVMLIAVGKGTKAGHKTVRHDVNKIIYRNEIS encoded by the coding sequence ATGAGTGTAAAAAATATTTTGGAAAAAAGACGTTCAGTTAGACATTATGATGCAAGTTATAAAATAAGTTCAGAACAAATAAGTTCATTAGTTGAAAGTGCAAGTAAGTCACCTAATGGAAATAATATCCAAGCTACACGATACTTAATTATTGATAATCCGGACTTAAGAAATTTAATACTACCTATAGCCTTTCATCAGCAACAAGTAATAGAAGCTTCAACTTTAATTGTCATGTTGGGTGATTATCAGGCATTTGACAAAGAGAATATTATCGACATACATGAGGAAGGCTTCCAAGCGGGGTATTATGATGAATCGCTAAGGGATTATCTAGCGGATGCTGCAATCAATTATTACAAACACCAATCCAAGGAAGATTTAAAGCTTGAATTAACTAGAGATGTAAGTCTTGCGTCCATGTCATTTATTTTATTAGCAAACGAAGCGGGTTTTGACACGATTACTATGTCAGGCTATGATTCTAAAAAATTAAAAGACATCTTGCATATTTCTGACAGGTATTTAGATGTAATGCTCATAGCTGTTGGGAAAGGTACGAAAGCCGGTCATAAAACAGTAAGACACGATGTAAATAAGATCATTTATAGAAACGAAATCAGTTAA
- a CDS encoding acyltransferase family protein yields the protein MLGKTLNHRYIPGLDGIRALAVLAVIAYHFNFRWASGGFLGVDIFFVLSGYLITSTILPMKGNQLTVSLRRFWIGRFRRLVPAAYVMIMTTFVWVMFFHKELLNTMRGDALSSLFYSSNWWFIYHKLSYFDSFGSPSPLKNLWSLAIEEQFYVIWPIVLMIGLALFKKQSKFSTIIFIGAICSAILMAILYQPGADPSRIYYGTDTRSFELLIGCWLAFVWPMKRLSTKKLSTKHVYELNSIGVITFSIFIVSILFVDEYQAFLYRGGMFLFCLNAALLIACVCHPASFLGKLLAWKPLRWIGSRSYGIYLWHYPIIVLGTPVHEIGNPVYWRVTIQLLLILLLAELSYRFIEMPIRKKGFRLYFRQYLIIHPNKWRDFSIARKIATAVIPLFLLVFFTGITGVVGEAPQDTKESYPTNIKINGGQHASAKDQDTVEQDSTDEQVESPVDNNEATSKTEKDDVSDIAKKGPYKELLAIGDSVMIDIATSLHTLYPNITIDGKIGRQVSQAVKLIPSYARFNQPDKAIIIQLGTNGYFTNDQIDTLLGAFSQAEIYLVNTRVPRPWEAKVNNALANKAQERENITLIDWHSTALNHPEYFAPDGVHLEPKGVEALSSLIQQAIDARMNEV from the coding sequence ATGTTAGGCAAGACATTGAATCATCGTTATATCCCAGGATTAGATGGGATAAGAGCTTTAGCAGTACTAGCAGTCATTGCTTACCATTTTAACTTTCGATGGGCCAGTGGAGGGTTCCTCGGAGTTGATATCTTTTTTGTTTTATCAGGTTATTTAATTACTTCAACCATTTTACCGATGAAAGGGAATCAATTAACAGTCAGTTTGCGACGATTTTGGATTGGTCGCTTTCGACGTCTAGTGCCCGCTGCCTATGTTATGATTATGACCACTTTTGTGTGGGTCATGTTTTTTCATAAAGAACTTTTAAATACTATGCGTGGAGATGCGCTATCTTCCCTTTTCTACTCTAGTAATTGGTGGTTTATTTATCATAAACTTTCCTATTTTGATAGTTTCGGGTCGCCTTCCCCATTGAAGAATTTATGGTCTTTGGCGATTGAAGAACAATTTTATGTTATTTGGCCGATTGTATTGATGATTGGTTTAGCTCTATTTAAAAAACAAAGTAAATTTTCAACAATTATTTTCATTGGCGCAATTTGTTCAGCAATTCTTATGGCCATTCTGTATCAGCCAGGAGCTGACCCAAGCCGAATTTATTATGGGACAGATACACGTTCCTTCGAATTGTTAATAGGCTGTTGGTTAGCATTCGTTTGGCCGATGAAAAGACTTTCTACGAAAAAGCTTTCTACTAAGCATGTTTATGAACTTAACAGCATAGGTGTCATTACCTTTAGTATTTTTATTGTCAGTATTTTATTCGTAGATGAATACCAAGCATTTTTATATAGAGGTGGTATGTTCTTATTTTGTCTAAATGCAGCGCTATTAATAGCCTGTGTTTGTCATCCAGCTAGTTTTTTAGGCAAACTACTTGCATGGAAGCCACTTCGCTGGATTGGTTCTAGATCGTACGGAATCTATCTTTGGCATTACCCTATTATTGTGTTAGGTACTCCTGTTCATGAAATCGGAAACCCTGTCTATTGGCGTGTTACTATACAGTTATTGCTCATATTACTGCTCGCTGAATTATCTTATCGCTTTATTGAAATGCCTATTCGTAAAAAAGGATTCCGATTATATTTCCGACAATATTTAATCATCCATCCGAACAAATGGCGTGATTTTTCAATTGCAAGAAAAATTGCAACTGCTGTTATCCCACTTTTCTTACTCGTGTTTTTTACTGGTATAACAGGGGTAGTAGGAGAAGCACCACAGGACACAAAGGAGTCTTACCCAACAAACATTAAAATAAATGGTGGACAACATGCTTCTGCAAAAGATCAGGATACAGTAGAGCAGGATTCCACAGATGAACAAGTAGAATCACCTGTTGATAATAACGAAGCAACGTCAAAAACGGAGAAAGATGATGTAAGTGACATTGCGAAGAAAGGACCGTATAAAGAACTACTAGCTATCGGGGATTCTGTTATGATTGATATTGCTACAAGTTTACATACGCTTTACCCTAACATTACAATAGATGGAAAAATCGGGAGACAAGTTTCGCAAGCAGTCAAACTGATCCCTAGTTACGCCCGCTTTAATCAACCTGATAAAGCTATCATTATTCAACTTGGCACAAACGGATACTTTACAAATGACCAAATTGACACGCTTCTTGGTGCTTTTTCTCAAGCAGAAATATATTTAGTGAACACACGTGTACCACGTCCGTGGGAAGCAAAAGTAAACAATGCTTTAGCGAATAAAGCGCAAGAACGTGAGAATATTACGCTAATTGATTGGCATTCTACAGCCTTAAACCATCCCGAATATTTTGCACCTGACGGGGTACATTTGGAGCCAAAAGGGGTAGAAGCTTTATCGAGTCTAATTCAGCAAGCAATTGATGCTCGTATGAATGAAGTTTAA
- a CDS encoding winged helix-turn-helix transcriptional regulator, which yields MVNYNTGINIFMNIAGGKWKCLILFFLSQKSVRTKEFYELIPGITQKVLTNQLKQLERDGLVRREIFKEVPPKVEYSLTDLGKSFVPVLNTMCEWGNTYAGIKGLDKDQQIDCDLFRGAQNNV from the coding sequence ATGGTGAACTATAATACGGGAATTAATATTTTTATGAATATAGCAGGTGGTAAATGGAAATGTTTAATTCTTTTTTTCTTAAGTCAAAAATCAGTAAGAACAAAAGAGTTTTATGAGTTAATACCTGGCATTACACAAAAAGTTTTAACAAATCAATTGAAACAGTTAGAAAGAGATGGCCTTGTACGAAGAGAAATATTTAAAGAAGTACCGCCAAAAGTAGAATATAGCTTAACGGATTTAGGAAAATCTTTTGTACCAGTATTAAACACAATGTGTGAATGGGGAAATACATATGCAGGTATAAAAGGTCTAGATAAAGATCAACAAATTGATTGTGATTTGTTCCGCGGTGCTCAAAATAACGTGTAA
- the lepA gene encoding translation elongation factor 4, whose amino-acid sequence MNREARLKRQENIRNFSIIAHIDHGKSTLADRILEQTKSLTSREMKAQLLDSMDLERERGITIKLNAVQLKYEAKDGEVYTFHLIDTPGHVDFTYEVSRSLAACEGAILVVDAAQGIEAQTLANVYLALDNDLEILPVINKIDLPAADPERVRQEVEDVIGLDASEAVLASAKAGIGIEDILEQIVEKVPAPTGDPDAPLQALIFDSVYDAYKGVIISIRIMNGTVKPGDKIRMMATGAEFDVIEVGVHTPKSVPQSELTVGDVGYLTASIKNVGDTRVGDTVTFANRPAAEALAGYRRLNPMVYCGLYPIDTAKYNDLRDALEKLELNDSALQYEPETSQALGFGFRCGFLGLLHMEIIQERIEREFSIDLITTAPSVIYDVYMTDGTSIKVDNPSFMPDPQKIDRVEEPYVKATIMVPNDYVGAVMELCQLKRGNFMTMDYIDTSRVSIIYEMPLSEIVYDFFDYLKSNTKGYASFDYELIGYQPSKLVKMDILLNAEQVDALSFIVHRDFAYERGKVIVEKLKELIPRQQFEVPIQAAIGQKIVARSTIKAMRKNVLAKCYGGDISRKRKLLDKQKEGKKRMKQVGSVEVPQEAFMAVLKMDDTK is encoded by the coding sequence ATGAACCGAGAAGCACGATTAAAAAGACAAGAGAACATACGAAATTTCTCTATTATTGCACATATTGACCACGGGAAATCAACGCTTGCTGACCGTATTTTAGAGCAAACGAAATCACTGACATCCCGTGAAATGAAAGCACAGCTACTCGACTCAATGGATTTAGAGCGTGAGCGAGGCATAACAATTAAGTTAAATGCAGTCCAATTAAAATATGAAGCCAAAGATGGCGAAGTGTATACGTTCCATTTAATCGACACACCAGGACACGTCGATTTCACATATGAGGTATCACGTAGTTTAGCTGCTTGTGAGGGCGCTATTTTAGTTGTGGATGCAGCACAAGGCATCGAAGCACAAACATTGGCTAACGTTTACTTAGCACTTGATAACGATTTAGAAATTTTGCCAGTTATCAATAAAATCGACTTACCAGCAGCAGATCCAGAACGTGTGCGTCAAGAAGTTGAAGACGTTATCGGTTTAGATGCTTCAGAAGCGGTATTAGCTTCCGCAAAGGCTGGTATCGGTATTGAAGATATTTTAGAACAAATTGTTGAAAAGGTTCCTGCACCAACAGGCGATCCAGATGCACCATTACAAGCACTTATTTTTGACTCTGTATATGATGCCTATAAAGGTGTTATTATTTCCATTCGAATTATGAATGGTACGGTTAAACCTGGCGATAAAATTCGTATGATGGCGACAGGTGCAGAATTTGATGTTATTGAAGTTGGCGTACATACTCCGAAAAGTGTGCCACAAAGTGAATTAACGGTTGGAGATGTTGGTTACTTAACAGCATCTATTAAAAATGTTGGTGATACGCGAGTGGGGGATACTGTTACATTTGCTAATCGTCCAGCAGCAGAGGCATTAGCAGGTTATCGCCGTTTAAATCCAATGGTATACTGTGGATTATATCCAATCGATACAGCTAAGTATAACGATTTACGTGATGCATTAGAAAAATTAGAGTTAAATGACTCTGCATTACAATATGAACCTGAAACATCACAAGCGCTTGGTTTTGGTTTCCGTTGCGGTTTCTTAGGGCTTCTTCATATGGAAATTATACAAGAACGTATTGAACGTGAATTTAGCATTGATTTAATTACAACAGCACCATCGGTAATTTACGATGTTTATATGACAGATGGTACGTCCATTAAAGTCGACAACCCATCCTTTATGCCAGACCCACAAAAAATTGACCGTGTTGAAGAACCATATGTGAAAGCGACAATTATGGTACCGAATGATTATGTTGGTGCGGTAATGGAGCTTTGCCAATTGAAACGTGGTAATTTCATGACGATGGATTACATTGATACGTCACGTGTCAGCATTATTTATGAAATGCCATTATCTGAAATTGTCTACGACTTCTTCGATTATTTAAAATCAAATACCAAAGGCTATGCATCATTTGATTATGAGCTAATCGGTTATCAGCCGTCAAAACTAGTGAAGATGGATATCCTATTAAATGCCGAGCAAGTCGATGCACTAAGCTTTATCGTGCACCGTGACTTTGCTTACGAGCGTGGAAAAGTAATCGTAGAAAAACTTAAAGAATTAATTCCTCGTCAACAATTTGAAGTACCAATTCAAGCTGCAATTGGTCAAAAAATTGTCGCACGTTCGACAATTAAAGCGATGCGTAAAAACGTATTAGCAAAATGTTACGGTGGGGATATTTCTCGTAAACGTAAACTTCTTGATAAACAAAAAGAAGGTAAAAAGCGTATGAAACAAGTCGGTTCAGTCGAAGTGCCACAAGAAGCATTTATGGCTGTGCTGAAGATGGATGATACGAAGTAA
- a CDS encoding DUF6143 family protein, translating to MKNHDRFIKAVNIPNPLYQSIQGRYFVGQTEPICLGKGKNAWGSLSNPHYSNVDLYVNAFTITNHSNQPFVAEIWFNAIPPGNAMISKNVTSANQAISPLPKPEVKIEFAELVSGFPKQGVNVFKRIVPPQSTLVSDEDGKFIFPSGESFVIFLVSPNDEYIEAEVAFGWFEKKIKK from the coding sequence ATGAAAAATCATGACCGTTTTATTAAAGCTGTTAATATTCCTAATCCATTGTATCAATCCATACAAGGACGATATTTTGTTGGTCAAACGGAACCGATTTGTTTAGGGAAAGGGAAGAATGCCTGGGGAAGCTTGAGTAATCCGCATTATTCAAATGTAGATTTATATGTAAATGCGTTTACCATTACAAATCATTCGAATCAACCGTTTGTTGCTGAAATTTGGTTTAATGCAATACCTCCTGGAAATGCGATGATTTCTAAAAACGTAACATCTGCAAATCAAGCCATTTCGCCACTTCCAAAGCCCGAAGTGAAAATTGAGTTTGCTGAACTTGTAAGTGGATTTCCAAAACAAGGCGTAAATGTATTTAAACGAATTGTACCACCACAAAGTACATTGGTAAGTGATGAAGATGGAAAATTTATTTTTCCATCAGGAGAGTCATTTGTTATTTTTTTAGTTTCACCCAATGATGAATATATCGAGGCAGAAGTGGCATTTGGCTGGTTTGAAAAAAAGATTAAGAAATAA
- a CDS encoding DUF2306 domain-containing protein yields MKKITLIFSCLAIGIAGYSIVQYLIMDAHQAGFVHMKLMFMDTLDSLWYTLLYIHIVFSIVALVIGPFTLSSKFREKNRKCHRIAGKVYVIGILFGSIAGLYLAFYATGGFVSQLGFSLLAIFWIITGYQAVTNIKKHNVYEHQKWMIRNYSLTFAAVTLRIWLPLFTALFGFENFMISYPIISWLCWVPNLIVAQWIIGRTLQERSTIVI; encoded by the coding sequence ATGAAAAAAATTACGTTAATATTTAGCTGCTTAGCTATTGGAATAGCTGGATACTCCATAGTTCAATATTTAATAATGGATGCCCATCAGGCAGGCTTTGTTCACATGAAACTGATGTTTATGGATACATTGGATTCGCTTTGGTATACCTTGCTTTATATCCATATTGTATTTAGTATAGTGGCTTTAGTAATAGGACCCTTTACGCTATCTTCAAAGTTTAGAGAAAAAAATAGGAAGTGTCATCGTATAGCAGGGAAGGTCTATGTGATAGGCATTTTATTCGGCAGTATTGCAGGTCTTTATTTAGCGTTTTATGCTACAGGCGGATTTGTGTCACAGCTCGGTTTTAGTTTGTTAGCTATTTTCTGGATCATTACCGGCTATCAAGCGGTTACGAACATTAAAAAACATAATGTTTATGAACACCAAAAATGGATGATACGCAATTATTCATTAACTTTTGCTGCAGTAACTTTAAGAATCTGGCTACCATTATTTACTGCATTATTTGGATTCGAAAATTTTATGATTAGTTATCCTATTATTTCGTGGTTATGTTGGGTGCCAAATCTTATAGTTGCGCAGTGGATTATTGGGCGGACACTTCAAGAAAGAAGCACAATAGTTATATAG